The Dehalogenimonas lykanthroporepellens BL-DC-9 genome includes a window with the following:
- a CDS encoding FAD-dependent pyridine nucleotide-disulfide oxidoreductase (PFAM: FAD-dependent pyridine nucleotide-disulphide oxidoreductase; pyridine nucleotide-disulphide oxidoreductase dimerisation region~KEGG: sen:SACE_5677 dihydrolipoamide dehydrogenase): protein MENVELLVIGGGTAGETAAMTAAGRVESIAVIEQEKVGGDCIYNACIPTKALVHSARVHKKRLSAGFFGLPDCDTRVDYRRVKEAKDAIIDGIAKDRDSKLEAKGIRLFRGQARFRNSHEVTVGDTLISADRIIIATGSAPAIPPIPGLDEAGYITNVEALRMTEVPARLAIIGGGAVSVEFAQIFNAFGAHVTIFEAAERILPVEDEEISSEAKKLYQQAGMEVLTSVKIEGVKKTGRSRSITGKKADGETFSLGFDEILVATGRRPVLDGLNLKDAGVDFTRKGIIVDDTLKTSVSHIRAAGDITGIALFTFVAWQQGALAVNNMLNETAVGLDYSVLPHATFSDPEIAGVGLTEAEARAKGYRVKTGKFAFADITRAIVADETAGFIKVVTDTDSGLILGGHIIGTEASSLIHELAAAMAGGVTARKIADTFHAFPTLSEGVRYACQATLQS, encoded by the coding sequence ATGGAAAATGTAGAGTTACTGGTCATCGGCGGCGGCACCGCGGGTGAGACCGCGGCCATGACGGCGGCGGGCCGGGTTGAATCGATTGCGGTAATCGAACAGGAGAAGGTCGGCGGCGACTGTATTTACAACGCCTGTATTCCGACCAAGGCTCTGGTACATTCTGCCCGCGTTCATAAGAAACGACTTTCGGCAGGATTTTTCGGTCTGCCGGATTGCGATACCCGGGTCGATTATCGTCGAGTGAAGGAAGCCAAGGATGCCATAATCGACGGCATCGCCAAAGACCGGGACAGCAAACTGGAAGCTAAAGGTATTCGCCTTTTCCGCGGTCAGGCGCGCTTCCGCAATTCTCATGAAGTAACGGTGGGCGACACCCTGATAAGCGCGGACAGAATCATCATAGCTACCGGCTCGGCGCCGGCAATCCCGCCGATCCCGGGGCTGGATGAGGCCGGCTATATCACCAACGTAGAAGCTCTCCGGATGACCGAGGTTCCGGCCAGACTGGCGATTATCGGCGGCGGCGCGGTCAGCGTCGAATTCGCCCAGATTTTCAATGCCTTCGGCGCCCACGTTACCATATTCGAAGCGGCCGAACGCATCCTGCCGGTAGAGGACGAGGAGATATCATCGGAAGCCAAGAAGCTATACCAACAGGCAGGCATGGAAGTTTTGACGTCAGTCAAGATTGAAGGAGTAAAAAAGACAGGCCGTTCTCGATCAATTACCGGTAAAAAGGCCGATGGGGAAACGTTCTCTCTTGGGTTCGATGAAATCCTGGTGGCCACCGGCCGACGGCCGGTACTTGACGGGCTGAATCTCAAGGACGCGGGGGTTGACTTCACCCGTAAGGGAATAATCGTCGATGACACCCTTAAAACCAGCGTTTCTCATATCCGGGCGGCCGGGGATATTACTGGCATCGCCCTGTTCACCTTCGTAGCCTGGCAACAGGGAGCGCTGGCGGTCAACAATATGCTGAACGAAACGGCCGTGGGCCTGGATTATTCGGTATTGCCTCATGCCACTTTCAGCGACCCGGAAATCGCCGGTGTCGGTTTGACCGAAGCTGAGGCCAGAGCCAAGGGCTACCGGGTCAAGACCGGCAAATTCGCCTTTGCCGACATTACCCGAGCGATTGTCGCTGATGAGACTGCCGGCTTCATCAAGGTGGTGACCGATACCGACAGCGGGCTGATACTCGGCGGACATATCATCGGTACCGAGGCGTCCAGCCTGATTCACGAACTGGCCGCGGCCATGGCCGGCGGGGTTACCGCCCGAAAAATCGCTGATACTTTTCACGCTTTCCCCACCCTGTCCGAAGGAGTGCGTTACGCCTGCCAGGCGACACTTCAATCGTAA
- a CDS encoding reductive dehalogenase (TIGRFAM: reductive dehalogenase~KEGG: deh:cbdb_A1542 putative reductive dehalogenase), which yields MGNFHPTISRRDFMKSIGLAGAGLGIAGAAVQPFRDLDEMAATGELYTKKPWWIKTRDHLDMTTEVDWDQVKRYSEDDTLRGSRANDYKLNLYDQAEWDRRGTQKAEDEKNWLLEGRPGWSLKDLAFSGNVGSNQSTTQSFLGPQKATTPEARGVAKWQGTREEAAAMLRTFLRFVGAMSVGFVELEEANTKKFIYEYERRRAVRNVWVDDQEPSINQVSPSFSEYRIPNSFKHAIVIVNQESMKSFKVNPTQLMAQIRYQRNVNIQAATMEFIRSLGYQAVGQFATNAIGIGPALATVSGLGEIGRVNRVMTPEHGPVVGVFTMLTNLPLPADRPIDAGYLNFCRTCMKCADACGEDALSFEKDPYWETIGPWNNPGHKTWYEDSVKCTAYRALPNACTSGKCLAVCTFSKDHVAGIHDVVQATVANVGIFNSFFKNMDDIFYGEGLHEPEKFWEVEHPIYGIDTTINSPDTHS from the coding sequence ATGGGTAATTTTCATCCAACAATCAGCCGCCGGGATTTCATGAAAAGCATCGGCCTGGCCGGCGCCGGACTGGGCATTGCCGGTGCCGCGGTTCAGCCGTTCCGGGACCTCGATGAAATGGCCGCGACCGGAGAACTGTACACCAAGAAACCCTGGTGGATTAAAACCCGGGATCACCTGGACATGACTACCGAGGTAGATTGGGACCAGGTCAAGCGTTACAGCGAAGACGATACCCTCCGCGGCAGTCGGGCTAACGATTACAAACTGAATCTTTATGACCAGGCCGAATGGGACAGGCGCGGCACTCAGAAAGCCGAGGATGAAAAGAATTGGCTACTGGAAGGCCGACCCGGATGGTCATTAAAGGACCTGGCTTTCTCCGGTAATGTGGGCTCTAACCAATCGACAACCCAGAGTTTCCTCGGTCCGCAGAAAGCTACCACCCCCGAAGCCAGAGGCGTCGCCAAGTGGCAGGGAACCAGGGAAGAAGCCGCCGCCATGCTCCGGACATTCCTTCGGTTCGTCGGCGCCATGAGTGTCGGGTTTGTTGAACTTGAAGAGGCCAACACCAAGAAGTTCATTTACGAATACGAACGCCGACGGGCGGTACGCAATGTCTGGGTTGATGACCAGGAACCTTCCATCAACCAGGTTTCACCGTCGTTTTCCGAATACCGTATTCCCAACAGTTTCAAACACGCTATCGTTATCGTCAATCAGGAGTCAATGAAATCCTTCAAGGTCAATCCGACTCAATTGATGGCGCAAATTCGGTATCAGCGGAACGTCAACATCCAGGCGGCAACGATGGAATTCATCCGAAGTCTTGGATACCAGGCGGTCGGCCAGTTCGCCACCAACGCCATCGGCATCGGGCCGGCTCTGGCGACAGTATCCGGCTTGGGAGAAATAGGCCGGGTCAACCGTGTAATGACACCGGAACACGGCCCGGTAGTTGGTGTATTCACCATGCTGACCAACCTGCCTTTGCCGGCTGACCGGCCGATTGACGCCGGTTACCTGAATTTCTGCCGCACCTGTATGAAATGCGCCGATGCCTGTGGTGAGGATGCCTTATCGTTCGAGAAAGACCCTTACTGGGAGACCATCGGCCCCTGGAACAACCCCGGCCACAAGACCTGGTATGAAGACTCGGTCAAATGCACCGCTTACCGGGCTCTGCCCAACGCCTGCACCTCAGGTAAGTGTCTGGCGGTCTGCACTTTCTCCAAGGACCATGTGGCGGGAATTCATGATGTTGTTCAGGCGACCGTGGCCAATGTCGGGATTTTTAACAGTTTCTTCAAGAATATGGACGATATCTTCTATGGAGAAGGCCTGCACGAACCAGAGAAATTCTGGGAAGTCGAACATCCCATTTATGGTATCGACACCACCATCAACTCCCCCGATACCCACTCTTAA
- a CDS encoding uroporphyrinogen decarboxylase (KEGG: rrs:RoseRS_0866 uroporphyrinogen decarboxylase), giving the protein MNHRERLQAIIQNQPIDRVPVAFWRHWPGDDQDADSLARVTLDFQKRYDLDFMKLPVSSVFCVEDYGLSHAYRDHINGDREFISRIIQKPGDWSGIGALNVTRGTYGWHLRAVEQVIADKDKDTPFVITIFNPLAMASYLAGDELLLAHLREYPDKVNAALAALTETTELFISACFDRGIDGVFFSTRFASYELMSAVEYLDYGQKWDLEILKNSAKGGWFNILHLHGQHPMMSQLAEYPVQAVNWHDRTSDTDLGRAAQVFPGVLMGGIEQQRFLVNGSPADVNRQAVESIDIMGGNRLILAPGCTFPLSVPEANLRAVRNAVI; this is encoded by the coding sequence ATGAATCACCGTGAAAGGCTTCAAGCCATCATTCAGAACCAGCCAATAGACCGGGTTCCGGTAGCTTTCTGGCGACACTGGCCCGGCGACGACCAGGATGCGGATTCCCTCGCCCGGGTCACTCTGGATTTTCAAAAGCGCTACGATCTTGATTTTATGAAGTTACCGGTTTCCTCCGTTTTCTGTGTCGAAGACTATGGCCTTTCCCATGCCTACCGAGACCACATCAACGGCGACCGGGAGTTCATCTCGCGTATTATTCAGAAACCGGGTGACTGGTCCGGAATAGGCGCGTTGAATGTCACCCGGGGCACTTACGGCTGGCATCTTCGTGCCGTTGAGCAAGTCATCGCCGACAAGGACAAAGATACGCCGTTCGTGATTACTATCTTCAATCCGCTGGCCATGGCCTCATATCTGGCAGGGGATGAGTTGTTACTGGCTCATCTTAGAGAGTATCCGGATAAAGTCAATGCCGCGCTGGCGGCTCTCACCGAAACCACTGAGCTTTTTATTTCCGCCTGTTTTGACCGGGGCATAGACGGTGTTTTCTTTTCAACACGTTTCGCCAGTTATGAATTGATGTCCGCTGTTGAATACCTTGATTACGGGCAGAAGTGGGATTTGGAGATTTTGAAAAACTCCGCCAAAGGTGGCTGGTTCAATATCCTGCACCTCCACGGACAACACCCGATGATGTCTCAGCTGGCTGAGTATCCGGTTCAGGCGGTGAACTGGCATGACCGGACTTCGGATACAGACTTAGGTCGAGCGGCCCAGGTATTTCCCGGAGTTTTGATGGGGGGTATTGAACAACAAAGGTTTCTGGTGAATGGTTCTCCCGCCGATGTCAATCGTCAGGCAGTGGAATCAATTGACATAATGGGTGGGAATAGATTGATTCTTGCGCCTGGGTGCACTTTTCCCTTGAGCGTACCGGAAGCTAATCTTAGGGCAGTCAGAAACGCGGTCATATAG
- a CDS encoding twin-arginine translocation protein, TatA/E family subunit (KEGG: dge:Dgeo_0605 twin arginine-targeting protein translocase~TIGRFAM: twin-arginine translocation protein, TatA/E family subunit~PFAM: sec-independent translocation protein mttA/Hcf106), whose protein sequence is MRIGPTEIIIVLVIVMLVFGIGKLPELGKSMGEGLRSFKKAQDDVTSEVKKATAVIKEPGLDTPQPQINQAQETPTVARPPEEEE, encoded by the coding sequence ATGAGAATAGGTCCAACCGAGATAATCATCGTACTGGTAATCGTGATGCTGGTTTTCGGCATCGGCAAACTGCCGGAGCTGGGCAAATCAATGGGCGAAGGCCTCCGGTCATTTAAAAAGGCGCAGGATGATGTGACATCCGAAGTCAAAAAAGCTACGGCGGTTATTAAAGAGCCCGGACTGGACACGCCCCAGCCCCAAATTAATCAGGCACAAGAAACCCCGACTGTCGCCAGGCCTCCTGAAGAAGAAGAATAA
- a CDS encoding peptide methionine sulfoxide reductase (TIGRFAM: peptide methionine sulfoxide reductase~KEGG: det:DET1241 peptide methionine sulfoxide reductase MsrA~PFAM: Methionine sulfoxide reductase A): protein MEKIILGGGCFWCLEEIFRRVPGVAAVTPGYAGGTLAQPTYEKVCSGTTGHAEVVEVEYDPSVIDTTKIIDYFFAAHDPTTPNRQGMDTGSQYRSIILYTSEGQKETLENILNSASFQKQWPQPVVTEVKRLEKFYPAEDYHRNYYMRHAEQPYCRVVIAPKLTKLFNDK from the coding sequence ATGGAAAAGATAATTTTAGGCGGCGGCTGTTTCTGGTGCCTTGAAGAAATCTTCAGGCGGGTGCCGGGGGTGGCGGCGGTTACGCCGGGATACGCCGGCGGGACGCTGGCGCAACCGACCTATGAAAAAGTATGTTCGGGGACTACCGGCCACGCAGAGGTGGTTGAGGTCGAATACGACCCGAGTGTAATAGATACGACAAAAATAATAGATTATTTCTTTGCCGCTCATGATCCAACCACTCCAAACCGGCAGGGCATGGACACGGGCTCCCAGTATCGTTCGATAATTCTGTATACCAGCGAAGGTCAGAAGGAAACGTTAGAAAACATATTGAACAGCGCTTCTTTCCAAAAGCAATGGCCACAACCGGTAGTCACCGAGGTGAAAAGGCTGGAGAAATTCTATCCGGCCGAAGATTATCATCGGAATTATTATATGCGACACGCAGAACAACCCTACTGCAGAGTTGTGATTGCGCCCAAACTCACCAAGCTGTTCAATGATAAATAG
- a CDS encoding protein of unknown function DUF427 (PFAM: protein of unknown function DUF427~KEGG: cyn:Cyan7425_3986 protein of unknown function DUF427), with product MSCKAEYQGKTIAASDACLMTEGVMYFPPDSVNRDLLRPSDTRYHCVWKGDAGYHDMVIDGTILKDAAWYYDRPSEAAMELKDYFAFDQSQGIIITGEPAKSIIRPWSTGYR from the coding sequence ATGAGTTGTAAAGCTGAATACCAGGGGAAAACAATTGCCGCCAGTGATGCCTGCCTGATGACTGAAGGCGTCATGTACTTCCCACCGGACTCGGTAAATCGTGATTTACTACGGCCTTCCGATACCCGCTACCACTGCGTCTGGAAGGGGGACGCCGGTTATCATGACATGGTCATCGATGGTACAATCCTGAAGGATGCGGCCTGGTATTATGACCGCCCTTCCGAAGCGGCCATGGAACTGAAAGATTATTTCGCGTTCGATCAGTCACAGGGCATTATCATCACCGGCGAACCGGCTAAATCCATAATAAGGCCGTGGAGTACCGGTTACCGCTAA
- a CDS encoding phosphoribosyltransferase (KEGG: deb:DehaBAV1_0796 phosphoribosyltransferase) has product MAVFILSRQNLKFTCRSEAGRLLADEIAKRSAEPVSVVLGIPRGGVVIASEIARTLGSAVDIVLSRKLRVPWQPELAFGAISEDGGVILNHSVIENTGLSQPVIDQEIAVQTGGIENQKTMFRQHNRKSTLSDKTVVITDDGVATGATFKAALATVRAESPKTVIAALPVAPENTLRSIDSLADLVICLNCPPDFSAVSQYYQDFSEVTNEEVIARLVD; this is encoded by the coding sequence ATGGCTGTTTTTATACTGAGCCGACAAAACCTGAAGTTCACCTGCCGTTCGGAAGCGGGCCGTCTATTGGCAGATGAAATCGCCAAAAGAAGCGCCGAGCCGGTATCGGTCGTCCTGGGTATTCCCCGCGGAGGGGTGGTCATCGCTTCTGAAATTGCCCGGACACTCGGTTCAGCTGTCGACATTGTCTTATCACGAAAGCTGAGGGTCCCCTGGCAACCGGAGCTGGCTTTTGGAGCGATATCTGAAGACGGTGGGGTAATTCTGAATCACTCGGTTATCGAAAACACCGGACTGTCACAACCAGTAATTGACCAGGAAATTGCCGTGCAAACCGGAGGCATCGAAAATCAAAAGACAATGTTCCGTCAACATAACAGAAAAAGCACCCTGTCAGACAAAACGGTTGTCATCACCGACGACGGAGTCGCCACCGGAGCGACTTTCAAGGCGGCTCTGGCAACAGTCAGGGCTGAATCACCTAAAACGGTCATTGCCGCTCTCCCGGTCGCCCCGGAAAACACCTTGCGAAGCATTGATTCCCTGGCTGACCTGGTAATCTGTTTGAATTGCCCGCCGGATTTCTCCGCGGTCAGCCAGTATTACCAGGATTTTTCCGAAGTGACGAATGAAGAGGTGATTGCCCGGCTGGTTGACTGA
- a CDS encoding two component transcriptional regulator, LuxR family (KEGG: dev:DhcVS_934 DNA-binding response regulator, LuxR family~PFAM: response regulator receiver; regulatory protein LuxR~SMART: response regulator receiver; regulatory protein LuxR), whose protein sequence is MTTKIFLADDHTVVRSGFKALLEAENNFTVIGESDDGLTTIRLVAELKPDILISDLMLHDISGIEVCRQVAKINPKIGIIMLSMYGNEAYVQGALRAGARGYILKEASVDELVAAVREVAAGRHYLSTELSQRAIAYYIKQPSAEEETSPYEQLSNREREVLHLVVRDYTGADIAKKLFISPRTVEAHRANLMRKLGMKNRTQLIKFCLQNGILPPEAGLNDIPSPETS, encoded by the coding sequence ATGACAACGAAGATTTTTCTGGCCGACGATCACACCGTAGTCAGAAGCGGTTTCAAAGCCCTGCTTGAAGCTGAAAATAATTTTACGGTCATCGGTGAATCGGATGACGGTTTGACGACGATTCGACTGGTAGCCGAACTCAAACCCGATATTTTGATATCGGACCTTATGCTTCACGACATATCCGGAATCGAAGTATGCCGACAGGTAGCGAAAATCAATCCTAAAATCGGCATTATCATGCTGTCGATGTATGGAAACGAGGCTTATGTTCAAGGAGCGCTACGAGCCGGAGCTCGTGGTTATATCCTCAAGGAGGCTTCCGTCGATGAACTGGTAGCCGCCGTCAGGGAGGTAGCGGCCGGCAGACATTATCTGTCGACCGAACTATCGCAACGAGCCATCGCCTACTATATCAAACAGCCGTCCGCCGAAGAAGAAACCAGCCCCTATGAGCAACTGTCGAACCGGGAGCGGGAAGTACTTCACCTGGTTGTCCGGGATTATACTGGCGCCGACATTGCCAAAAAGCTGTTTATCAGCCCCCGAACCGTTGAAGCCCACCGGGCTAATCTCATGAGAAAACTCGGCATGAAAAACCGAACACAGTTGATTAAATTCTGTCTGCAGAATGGCATACTGCCGCCGGAAGCCGGCCTGAACGACATTCCATCACCTGAAACGAGTTAA
- a CDS encoding protein of unknown function DUF6 transmembrane (PFAM: protein of unknown function DUF6 transmembrane~KEGG: sen:SACE_5783 DMT family permease) yields MPDKLNSPRLAAFALVGVAAVWGSTFVVVQEAVSRMPVMDFLAIRFSLATAALIILKPKCLTNLTGIGFLRAILLGAALGLAYITQTFGLQHTSAAVSGFITGLFVVLTPLLSAVILKQHINRNIWLAVMMATAGLALLSLNGWGIGVGEWLTLACAVFFALHIVGLGEWSPKHDVLALAVFQIGFVAVISFIFAIPDGLTLPPDMVTWGAVLLTAVLATAVAFFVQTWAQSLISPSRTAIIITLEPAFGGLFAVLVAGEQLTLRLLLGGLLVLAAMLLTELKQKLPPAGTQTIALAEPESTDP; encoded by the coding sequence ATGCCCGATAAACTGAATTCTCCGCGCCTGGCCGCGTTTGCCCTCGTCGGTGTTGCCGCTGTCTGGGGGTCGACGTTTGTCGTCGTTCAGGAAGCCGTATCCAGAATGCCGGTCATGGATTTTCTGGCGATAAGATTCTCTCTGGCGACAGCGGCTCTGATAATATTGAAACCAAAATGCCTGACCAATCTGACAGGCATCGGGTTTCTGCGAGCGATATTACTTGGCGCCGCTCTGGGCCTGGCCTACATTACCCAGACATTCGGTCTGCAACATACTTCCGCGGCGGTTTCGGGTTTTATCACAGGACTGTTCGTCGTGCTTACCCCGCTGTTGTCAGCGGTAATTTTGAAACAGCACATCAACCGCAATATATGGCTGGCCGTTATGATGGCTACTGCCGGTCTGGCACTGCTCAGTCTGAACGGCTGGGGTATAGGTGTCGGTGAGTGGCTGACCCTGGCCTGCGCTGTCTTCTTCGCTCTTCATATTGTCGGACTGGGCGAATGGTCACCCAAACACGATGTTTTAGCCCTGGCGGTTTTCCAAATCGGTTTCGTCGCCGTAATCTCATTCATCTTCGCCATACCCGACGGTCTGACCTTACCGCCTGATATGGTGACCTGGGGCGCGGTTTTGCTGACCGCGGTTTTGGCTACGGCCGTTGCGTTTTTCGTTCAAACCTGGGCTCAATCACTGATTTCCCCTTCACGAACGGCCATCATCATCACGCTGGAACCGGCTTTCGGCGGGTTATTCGCGGTACTCGTCGCCGGAGAGCAACTGACTCTGAGACTGCTACTTGGTGGTCTGCTGGTTCTGGCGGCA